In the genome of Gloeotrichia echinulata CP02, one region contains:
- a CDS encoding tetratricopeptide repeat protein, producing the protein MSESLSLRDRYLAIIDEIVETTLKGKISSVEQVYQILLKELTPGTGEVFELALSDRLNTTQQQVDNQQDELKKARANRILRAIKTIQSQWQRWQENNKATEAIVYAVKEITTAVGDERLATFLRFTDPNQKYPLTVQQLQQLSKSLQQFAQPDSDLQQISTGITNGLASWQRLKDHLVSWMYEQNRELGFGGVPGERGPWATWAKQVNGELPQGLFRALAMEQSAIQFAEQQRSFTLSEWVELAFILQYLQRGLVNWFDQQTYNIQAGSKLSISTFLTFAVIWSQLASGFQNGVQNIGEIYSNGASQIMLQILRNFAQRDYFPLYGGIFASFSGSYLRNALDYLDEPLRRVEGTQEKARILTLLGYSQRALGQYGRSINFHQQALEIARFAGDRPCEIANLNHLSRTYVQEQNYAEAINHSQRALILSRQAGDRTGEANALVNLGYSEVMQAQQLTDVEPETYEMAINYLQQGLNLSEKLGDVQSKALCLSSIGIAYQIIKQPENAIKNLEAGFQAAQLSGDLYLQGLNLANLAEVNYSLANFTRAIYAGSLGMYLLHQIASEEWRKPAKLLKLLQNQIGDEAFSNALQQNRPKFIAIIGVDGYDYLPKLLEEYR; encoded by the coding sequence GTGTCAGAATCTCTTTCATTGCGCGATCGCTACCTGGCTATAATCGATGAAATTGTCGAAACCACCCTCAAGGGCAAGATTAGCTCTGTTGAGCAGGTGTATCAAATCTTGCTGAAAGAGTTGACTCCTGGTACGGGGGAAGTGTTTGAGTTAGCATTGAGCGATCGCCTGAATACCACTCAGCAACAAGTGGACAATCAGCAGGATGAACTCAAAAAAGCCAGGGCTAACCGAATTTTAAGGGCAATTAAGACAATTCAAAGTCAATGGCAACGCTGGCAAGAAAACAACAAAGCCACGGAAGCGATTGTCTATGCTGTTAAAGAAATTACCACAGCTGTTGGCGATGAGCGTCTCGCCACGTTCTTACGCTTTACTGATCCCAATCAAAAGTATCCGCTCACTGTCCAACAGTTACAGCAATTGTCAAAATCTTTACAGCAATTTGCTCAACCTGATTCTGATTTACAGCAAATATCAACTGGAATTACCAATGGTTTAGCGTCTTGGCAGCGGTTAAAAGACCACTTAGTTAGCTGGATGTACGAGCAAAATCGGGAACTAGGATTTGGTGGTGTACCAGGAGAACGGGGTCCTTGGGCAACTTGGGCAAAACAAGTGAATGGTGAGCTACCCCAAGGACTGTTTCGCGCTTTAGCAATGGAACAATCTGCAATTCAATTTGCTGAACAGCAACGTAGTTTTACCCTCAGTGAATGGGTAGAATTAGCGTTCATTTTACAGTATTTACAACGAGGATTAGTTAACTGGTTCGACCAACAAACTTATAATATCCAAGCCGGCTCAAAGTTGTCTATTTCCACTTTCTTGACCTTTGCTGTAATTTGGAGTCAGTTAGCAAGTGGTTTTCAAAATGGGGTTCAAAATATTGGGGAAATCTACAGCAATGGTGCTTCACAAATCATGCTGCAAATTCTGCGAAATTTTGCCCAGCGTGACTATTTTCCGCTTTATGGCGGGATTTTCGCCTCTTTTTCTGGCAGTTATTTACGCAATGCGCTAGATTATTTAGATGAACCTTTGCGCCGAGTTGAGGGAACCCAAGAAAAAGCGCGGATATTGACACTTTTAGGTTATTCCCAGCGGGCTTTAGGACAGTATGGGCGTTCAATCAATTTTCATCAGCAAGCATTAGAAATAGCAAGATTTGCAGGCGATCGCCCCTGTGAAATTGCTAATCTTAACCACCTCAGTCGGACCTACGTCCAAGAGCAAAATTATGCTGAGGCCATAAACCATAGTCAACGCGCATTAATTTTAAGTCGCCAAGCAGGCGATCGCACCGGTGAAGCCAATGCACTGGTAAATTTAGGCTATAGCGAAGTCATGCAAGCCCAACAGCTAACAGACGTAGAACCTGAAACCTATGAAATGGCAATTAACTATCTGCAACAAGGTTTAAATTTATCAGAAAAATTAGGCGATGTTCAAAGTAAAGCTTTGTGTTTAAGCAGTATTGGTATTGCTTACCAAATTATTAAACAACCAGAAAACGCCATCAAAAATTTAGAAGCAGGCTTTCAAGCTGCACAGCTTTCTGGTGATTTGTATTTGCAAGGGTTAAATTTAGCTAACCTAGCCGAGGTAAATTATAGTCTGGCAAATTTTACCAGAGCAATTTATGCAGGTAGCCTAGGAATGTATTTATTGCATCAAATTGCTTCGGAAGAATGGCGTAAACCAGCGAAATTACTCAAGCTTTTGCAAAATCAAATCGGGGACGAAGCTTTTAGCAATGCGTTACAGCAAAATCGCCCTAAATTCATCGCCATTATTGGCGTTGATGGCTATGATTATCTTCCCAAATTGTTGGAAGAATATAGGTAA
- a CDS encoding CoA-binding protein, whose translation MNLTPDSKVLIQGFCEFISATHIAQMKAYGTNLVAGVNPGFGGQQLYDLPVFDLVEEVVREFGPIDTTIICVNPYQVLDAALEAIASHIRQIIIISAGVPPLDMVQLLRKTECCETLVVGPNSPGIIVPGKILLGTHPAEFYTPGQVGIVSRSTTLTYEVAWELTKAGLGQSISVSIGSDAIIGSSFLQWLQILDEDETTQAIVLVGQPGGGSEEVAARYIAEAIDKPVIAYIAGTHAPPGKHWRQTGTLATIIGRDPNFGTAQNKLTAFKQAQVPVAERPSQIPELVRKGIT comes from the coding sequence ATGAACTTAACGCCAGACAGCAAAGTGTTAATCCAAGGTTTCTGTGAATTTATATCAGCAACTCATATTGCTCAAATGAAAGCTTATGGCACAAATTTAGTTGCTGGTGTCAATCCAGGATTTGGTGGACAACAACTGTATGATCTCCCCGTATTCGATTTGGTTGAGGAGGTAGTCAGGGAATTTGGACCGATTGACACAACAATTATCTGTGTAAACCCCTACCAAGTGCTAGATGCAGCATTGGAAGCGATCGCATCTCATATCCGCCAGATTATTATCATTAGCGCTGGGGTGCCACCTTTGGATATGGTGCAATTACTTCGCAAAACAGAGTGCTGTGAAACTCTGGTGGTAGGGCCAAATAGTCCGGGGATCATTGTCCCAGGGAAAATTCTCTTGGGTACTCACCCTGCTGAATTTTATACCCCTGGTCAGGTGGGAATTGTCAGCCGCAGCACCACCCTCACCTACGAAGTCGCCTGGGAATTAACTAAAGCTGGTTTGGGGCAGTCAATTAGTGTGAGTATTGGTAGTGATGCGATTATCGGTTCGTCGTTTCTCCAATGGCTGCAAATTCTGGATGAGGATGAAACTACACAGGCGATCGTCCTAGTAGGTCAACCTGGTGGTGGTAGTGAAGAAGTCGCGGCGCGTTACATTGCTGAGGCCATTGATAAACCAGTAATTGCCTATATTGCAGGTACACATGCACCACCAGGCAAACATTGGCGTCAAACCGGCACTTTAGCAACCATTATCGGACGCGATCCTAATTTTGGTACAGCCCAAAATAAATTAACTGCTTTTAAACAAGCACAAGTTCCAGTAGCTGAACGTCCTTCGCAAATTCCCGAATTGGTAAGGAAGGGTATTACATAA
- a CDS encoding succinate--CoA ligase subunit beta has protein sequence MDLLEYQVKEWFGKIGIPVLPSQRIDHPTDLKRLKIRYPIVLKSQVHAAERAKAGGVRIVETTIDAIAAAQNIFNLPIWGELPEVLLAESKYDVKQEFYLAVALDTAVCRPVILGCQEANIDWESAGEKMQYVVVEQEFSPFYARRLALKMGLQGTLMQSISTVVQKMYELFVQKDLDLVEINPLGVSTSGQVMALNGKVRINERAIGRHPELAEMAAKLVPSYPSQKLDNLADWDGLEMPGKIGILGNGTGSVMATLDLVANAGGKPGISLNLRHNLLTDTTPTTFCNRLDKSLQIMATDKSIQVILINLVGSIPQSAQFAQVIGKFLQQDKNELKSQVVRSNGTNGNKSRRENGFVRVVVRLVGSEFTAAKKYLASLKTNGDGLIVVENLDEAVEEAVRLSKTIAYKR, from the coding sequence ATGGATTTATTGGAATACCAGGTTAAAGAATGGTTTGGGAAAATAGGCATTCCCGTATTGCCTTCCCAACGAATTGACCATCCCACAGATCTCAAACGGTTAAAAATTCGCTATCCGATTGTATTAAAATCTCAAGTCCATGCAGCAGAACGAGCAAAAGCTGGTGGAGTAAGGATTGTAGAAACAACCATCGATGCGATCGCCGCCGCGCAAAATATCTTTAATTTGCCGATTTGGGGTGAATTACCAGAGGTTTTGCTAGCAGAATCTAAGTATGATGTCAAGCAGGAATTTTATCTAGCGGTGGCTTTAGATACCGCTGTCTGCCGACCAGTCATTTTAGGTTGTCAAGAAGCCAACATAGACTGGGAATCAGCAGGAGAAAAAATGCAGTATGTTGTGGTTGAACAGGAATTTTCACCATTTTATGCCAGAAGACTGGCGTTGAAAATGGGTTTGCAAGGTACACTTATGCAGTCGATCAGCACTGTTGTCCAGAAAATGTACGAGTTATTTGTGCAAAAAGACCTAGACCTCGTAGAAATCAATCCCTTGGGTGTCAGTACCTCTGGTCAAGTGATGGCTCTTAATGGTAAAGTCAGAATTAATGAGCGGGCGATTGGTCGTCATCCAGAACTCGCCGAAATGGCGGCAAAACTGGTTCCATCTTATCCCAGTCAGAAACTTGACAATTTGGCCGACTGGGATGGGTTAGAAATGCCGGGTAAGATTGGCATTTTGGGCAATGGGACTGGTTCAGTAATGGCAACTTTAGATTTAGTGGCCAATGCTGGCGGTAAGCCTGGTATTTCTCTGAATTTGCGTCATAATTTGTTGACTGATACTACTCCTACTACCTTCTGCAATCGCCTAGATAAAAGTTTGCAAATTATGGCTACTGACAAAAGTATTCAGGTCATACTGATTAACCTCGTAGGTAGCATTCCCCAATCGGCACAATTTGCTCAAGTGATAGGCAAATTTCTGCAACAAGACAAAAACGAACTCAAATCACAGGTTGTACGGTCTAACGGTACTAACGGTAACAAAAGCCGTCGCGAAAACGGTTTTGTCCGCGTGGTTGTTCGTCTTGTTGGTTCTGAGTTCACCGCAGCTAAAAAATATTTAGCTTCACTCAAAACCAACGGCGATGGGCTGATAGTGGTAGAAAATTTAGATGAGGCGGTGGAAGAAGCAGTCCGTCTTAGCAAAACAATCGCTTACAAAAGGTAG